One Glycine max cultivar Williams 82 chromosome 6, Glycine_max_v4.0, whole genome shotgun sequence DNA segment encodes these proteins:
- the LOC100783359 gene encoding auxin-responsive protein IAA28, whose translation MELESGLALPTHNSVEEFKLNKSKQIVSLELWRPSCGSDSEKRVKHNKRSFEESFGQFLKPFPLLVWSGQPNEEEDRNEKVQRNIHTPNKNGDEENHLVGWPPVKSWRRKELHRQQYPARGQIRNDRIQANENQSRRPNSLYVKVNMEGVAIGRKINLRLFNSYQTLTSSLISMFAKYQKFEEVGESYTLNFQNEQGDWLQVGHVPWQSFIGTVRRLVILRNGSETI comes from the exons ATGGAACTTGAGTCGGGTCTTGCTCTCCCCACTCACAATTCCGTTGAGGAATTCAAGCTTAACAAGTCGAAACAGATAGTGAGTTTAGAGTTATGGAGACCCAGTTGCGGTTCAGATAGCGAAAAGCGTGTCAAACACAATAAGCGCAGCTTCGAAGAGTCCTTTGGACAATTTTTGAAACCTTTTCCTTTACTAGTATGGAGTGGACAgccaaatgaagaagaagaccgTAATGAAAAGGTGCAAAGAAACATTCACACACCAAACAA GAACGGTGATGAAGAAAACCATTTGGTGGGGTGGCCACCAGTTAAATCATGGAGGAGGAAAGAGCTCCATCGGCAGCAGTATCCTGCGAGAGGCCAAATTAGGAACGATAGGATTCAAGCTAATGAGAATCAAAGTAGAAGACCAAACTCTTTATATGTAAAGGTTAACATGGAAGGGGTAGCCATAGGAAGGAAAATCAATTTGAGGCTTTTCAATTCTTATCAGACACTTACAAGCAGCTTGATCAGCATGTTTGCTAAAT ACCAAAAATTTGAGGAAGTTGGAGAAAGTTACACACTCAACTTTCAAAACGAACAAGGGGATTGGCTGCAAGTAGGACATGTTCCATGGCA ATCCTTCATTGGTACTGTGCGGCGTTTGGTGATACTGAGGAATGGAAGTGAAACTATTTGA
- the LOC100787076 gene encoding putative clathrin assembly protein At2g25430, which translates to MAPTTIRKAIGVVKDQTSIGIAKVASNMAPEMEVAIVKATSHDDDPASDKYIREILNLMSHSRGYVHACVTAVSKRLGKTRDWIVALKALMLVHRLMNDGPPLFQEEILYATRRGTRLLNMSDFRDEAHSSSWDHSAFVRTYALYLDQRLELMLFDRKGTVSAANGGGDDRFGGRDNFQSPPYEYGGGEFRGEGAYGNGMRKTRSYGDMSESVGRGEEKRVVSVTPLRDMTPERVFGKMGHLQRLLDRFLACRPTGLAKNSRMVLIALYPVVKESFQLYADICEVLAVLLDKFFDMEYADCVKAFDAYASAAKQIDELVAFYNWCKDTGVARSSEYPEVQKITSKLLETLEEFVRDRAKRPKSPERKEEAPPVEKVEEEPAPDMNEIKALPPPENYTPPPPPEPEPKPQPQVTEDLVNLRDDAVTADDQGNKFALALFAGAPANNANGSWEAFPSNGQPEVTSAWQTPAAEPGKADWELALVETASNLSKQKAALGGGLDPLLLTGMYDQGMVRQHVSTTQLSGGSASSVALPGPGKTPVLALPAPDGSVQPVNQDPFAASLSVPPPSYVQMADMEKKQHLLVQEQQVWHQYARDGMQGQSSLAKLNGAGYYAGGPMPMMPYGMPPVNGMGPPTGYYHTPY; encoded by the coding sequence ATGGCTCCGACGACGATCCGGAAGGCGATTGGGGTGGTGAAGGACCAGACCAGCATAGGAATAGCCAAGGTCGCAAGCAACATGGCGCCGGAGATGGAGGTCGCGATTGTGAAGGCGACGAGCCACGATGACGACCCTGCCAGCGACAAGTACATAAGGGAGATCTTGAACCTCATGTCTCACTCTCGCGGCTACGTCCACGCGTGTGTCACCGCCGTGTCCAAGCGGTTGGGTAAGACGCGCGACTGGATTGTGGCCCTCAAGGCGCTGATGCTCGTGCACAGGCTCATGAACGATGGTCCGCCGCTCTTCCAGGAGGAGATCCTCTACGCCACCCGCAGGGGAACCAGGCTCCTCAACATGTCTGATTTCAGAGACGAGGCTCACTCTAGCTCCTGGGATCACTCCGCTTTTGTCAGGACCTATGCTTTGTATCTCGATCAGAGGCTTGAATTGATGCTGTTCGATAGAAAAGGCACAGTCTCCGCCGCCAATGGTGGCGGTGATGATAGGTTTGGCGGAAGAGACAATTTCCAGTCACCGCCGTATGAGTACGGCGGTGGTGAATTTAGAGGGGAAGGCGCTTATGGGAATGGGATGAGGAAGACAAGATCGTATGGGGACATGAGTGAATCGGTGGGGAGAGGGGAAGAAAAGAGGGTTGTGAGTGTGACTCCGTTGAGGGATATGACGCCGGAGAGGGTATTCGGGAAGATGGGTCATTTGCAGAGGCTGTTGGATCGGTTTTTGGCTTGTAGGCCTACTGGGTTGGCTAAGAATAGTAGGATGGTTTTGATTGCGTTGTATCCTGTTGTCAAGGAGAGTTTTCAGTTGTATGCTGATATATGTGAGGTTTTGGCTGTGTTGCTTGACAAGTTCTTTGATATGGAGTATGCTGATTGTGTGAAGGCTTTTGATGCTTACGCCAGTGCAGCAAAGCAGATTGATGAGCTGGTTGCTTTTTACAATTGGTGTAAGGATACTGGTGTGGCGAGGTCCTCAGAGTATCCTGAGGTTCAGAAGATTACCAGCAAGTTGCTTGAGACGTTGGAGGAATTTGTGAGGGATAGGGCCAAGAGGCCAAAGAGTCCCGAGAGAAAAGAGGAGGCTCCACCAGTGGAGAAGGTAGAGGAGGAGCCAGCACCAGATATGAATGAAATCAAGGCACTGCCTCCGCCGGAGAATTATACTCCGCCTCCTCCGCCTGAGCCGGAGCCCAAGCCACAGCCACAGGTTACGGAGGATTTGGTGAATCTGAGAGACGACGCAGTCACTGCAGATGATCAGGGAAATAAATTTGCTTTAGCACTCTTTGCTGGTGCACCTGCTAATAATGCAAATGGATCATGGGAAGCCTTCCCGTCAAATGGACAGCCAGAAGTGACTTCAGCCTGGCAAACCCCGGCAGCAGAGCCTGGGAAAGCTGATTGGGAATTGGCATTGGTAGAGACTGCTAGCAATTTGTCAAAGCAGAAGGCAGCTTTAGGTGGTGGGTTGGATCCTCTATTGTTGACTGGTATGTATGATCAAGGAATGGTGAGGCAGCATGTCAGCACTACCCAACTGAGTGGTGGGAGTGCAAGCAGTGTGGCATTGCCGGGACCAGGGAAGACTCCGGTTTTGGCTCTCCCCGCCCCAGATGGATCTGTGCAGCCGGTTAATCAGGATCCATTTGCTGCATCGCTGAGTGTTCCACCACCATCCTATGTGCAAATGGCTGATATGGAGAAGAAGCAGCACTTGCTTGTGCAGGAGCAGCAGGTGTGGCATCAGTATGCAAGGGATGGGATGCAAGGTCAATCTAGCTTGGCCAAACTGAATGGCGCTGGATACTATGCCGGAGGTCCTATGCCCATGATGCCTTATGGGATGCCCCCAGTTAATGGAATGGGACCTCCAACCGGGTATTATCACACTCCTTACTGA